One genomic region from Halococcus qingdaonensis encodes:
- a CDS encoding alkaline phosphatase family protein — MDDERRPGSGLETLLVGLDAACGPVFDRLDKRGAELPALEGILADGASGPLESQLPPWTASAWPSLYTGTNPGKHGVFGFLDYSGYDWDVVNATDVREHALWELLDDERKSSVVVNVPVTHPPNEFDGALLPGYVAPDSPTCHPDGLLDDVREELGAYRVYPRHTGGEEATTEEKTDEYRTVTRMRGEAFRYLADRFSPEFGFVQFQTTDTVFHECPGDFAALQAVYEAVDEQIGAILDACDPDTVIVTSDHGIGKYSGYDVRVNSLLRDEGYVETARGGGMPSWDVLRDEQFFDDEGSESGTDALLEKAMSGLTRVGITSQRLKAVLDRLGLAEFVVAHAPKAMVRAGTERVDFPASTAYARSHIECGVRLNVAEREPDGVVPADEYEEVRETLIDLFAALETPDGKPAFDDVAPREDYFHGSEADRAVDIVLVPRDFDQFLSTQLRGETFGPPTEPYNHKRDGMVAATGAGIDSDGSLADAHLFDVAPTVLASLGLPRGDHMDGEVLDIVESTGERTYPEYDGQARETTNEQAVEDRLSDLGYME, encoded by the coding sequence ATGGACGACGAACGTCGCCCCGGATCGGGGCTGGAGACGCTGCTCGTCGGGCTGGATGCGGCCTGCGGGCCGGTGTTCGACCGCCTCGACAAGCGCGGGGCCGAGCTGCCGGCGCTGGAGGGAATCCTGGCGGACGGCGCGAGCGGGCCGCTCGAATCGCAGCTGCCGCCGTGGACCGCGAGCGCGTGGCCCTCGCTCTATACGGGGACGAACCCCGGAAAACATGGCGTCTTCGGCTTTCTCGACTATTCGGGCTACGATTGGGACGTGGTGAACGCGACCGACGTGCGCGAGCACGCGCTCTGGGAACTGCTCGACGACGAGAGGAAATCGTCCGTCGTCGTCAACGTGCCCGTCACCCATCCACCCAACGAATTCGATGGCGCGCTGCTCCCGGGCTACGTCGCGCCCGATTCGCCGACCTGTCATCCCGACGGACTGCTCGACGACGTCCGCGAGGAACTCGGCGCGTATCGGGTCTATCCGCGCCATACCGGCGGCGAGGAGGCGACTACTGAAGAAAAGACCGACGAGTATCGGACGGTGACGCGGATGCGCGGCGAGGCCTTCCGCTATCTCGCCGACCGTTTCTCACCGGAGTTCGGTTTTGTTCAGTTCCAGACGACGGACACCGTCTTCCACGAGTGTCCCGGCGATTTCGCCGCCCTCCAGGCGGTCTACGAGGCCGTCGACGAACAGATCGGCGCGATCCTCGATGCCTGCGATCCCGATACCGTTATCGTCACCAGCGACCACGGCATCGGCAAATACAGCGGCTACGACGTGCGCGTGAACTCGCTCCTGCGCGACGAGGGCTACGTCGAGACGGCCCGCGGCGGCGGGATGCCCTCGTGGGACGTGCTCCGCGACGAGCAGTTCTTCGACGACGAGGGGAGCGAGAGTGGCACCGACGCGCTGCTCGAAAAGGCGATGAGCGGGCTGACGCGCGTGGGTATCACGAGTCAGCGGCTCAAAGCCGTGCTCGATCGCCTCGGTCTCGCCGAGTTCGTCGTCGCTCACGCCCCCAAGGCGATGGTCCGTGCGGGCACCGAGAGAGTCGATTTCCCCGCTTCGACGGCGTACGCGCGCTCACATATCGAGTGTGGCGTTCGGCTCAACGTCGCCGAACGCGAACCCGACGGCGTCGTTCCGGCCGACGAGTACGAGGAGGTTCGAGAGACGCTTATCGATCTCTTTGCCGCTCTCGAAACGCCCGACGGAAAGCCGGCGTTCGACGACGTGGCCCCGCGCGAGGACTACTTCCATGGCTCGGAGGCGGATCGCGCGGTCGATATCGTGCTCGTCCCCCGTGATTTCGACCAGTTCCTATCGACGCAGCTGCGCGGGGAGACGTTCGGCCCGCCGACCGAGCCCTATAACCACAAACGCGACGGCATGGTCGCCGCGACGGGTGCGGGCATCGATAGCGACGGATCGCTCGCGGACGCACATCTGTTCGACGTCGCGCCGACCGTGCTCGCGTCGCTCGGGCTCCCGCGCGGCGACCACATGGACGGCGAAGTACTGGATATCGTCGAATCGACCGGCGAGCGGACCTATCCGGAGTACGACGGACAGGCACGCGAGACGACTAACGAGCAGGCAGTCGAGGACCGACTCTCGGATCTGGGGTATATGGAATGA
- a CDS encoding glycosyltransferase, whose product MYNDKRVGVVIPAHNEEAFVGRVIETLPAYVDRVYAVDDCSTDDTWAEIQRHAERANRSRREETTLADGGATFEGVVEPIRHETNHGRGGATKTGYRHALDDDIDVVAVMDADGQMNPDMLARIVEPVAEGWADYAKGTRLLHRDRKQMSNWRFFGNSLLTYLTKISSGYWGMSDPQNGFTAISGDALARIDIDGLYDDYGFLNDMLTTLNIHQFRVADVSHPAVYGEEQSGIRYSTFVPRLSVLLARNFVRRLVARYVIHDFHPLILLYSAGIASTIGGALGGLFTLGTLIDSGVGFVQGALSLLLLIVGVIAIAIGMAYDLETNEGLRVPQYEETAHADREGR is encoded by the coding sequence ATGTATAACGACAAGCGCGTGGGCGTCGTCATTCCGGCCCACAACGAGGAGGCGTTCGTCGGGCGGGTCATCGAGACCCTGCCGGCGTACGTCGATCGCGTCTACGCCGTCGACGACTGCTCGACCGACGACACTTGGGCGGAGATCCAGCGCCACGCCGAACGCGCTAACCGCAGCCGTCGGGAAGAGACGACGCTTGCCGACGGCGGCGCGACCTTCGAGGGTGTCGTCGAGCCGATCCGCCACGAGACCAACCACGGTCGCGGCGGCGCGACCAAGACCGGCTATCGCCACGCCCTCGACGACGATATCGACGTCGTGGCGGTGATGGACGCCGACGGGCAGATGAACCCTGACATGCTCGCGCGCATCGTCGAACCGGTCGCGGAGGGCTGGGCCGACTACGCGAAGGGGACGCGCCTGCTCCACCGCGACCGCAAGCAGATGTCGAACTGGCGGTTTTTCGGTAACTCGCTGCTCACCTACCTCACCAAGATTTCGAGCGGCTACTGGGGGATGAGCGATCCACAGAACGGCTTTACGGCGATCTCGGGCGACGCGCTCGCGCGCATCGACATCGACGGACTGTACGACGATTACGGCTTTCTGAACGACATGCTCACGACGCTCAACATCCATCAATTTCGCGTCGCCGACGTCTCCCATCCGGCGGTCTACGGCGAGGAGCAGAGCGGGATCCGGTACTCGACGTTCGTGCCGCGGCTCTCGGTGCTGCTCGCGCGCAACTTCGTCCGCCGGCTTGTGGCTCGCTACGTGATCCACGATTTCCACCCACTCATCCTACTCTATTCGGCCGGTATCGCCAGTACGATCGGCGGCGCGCTCGGCGGGCTGTTCACGCTCGGGACGCTGATCGACAGTGGAGTGGGGTTCGTTCAGGGCGCGCTGTCCCTGTTGTTGCTCATCGTCGGCGTGATCGCGATCGCGATCGGAATGGCCTACGACTTGGAGACGAACGAGGGGCTGCGCGTGCCACAGTACGAGGAGACGGCTCATGCCGACCGGGAGGGCCGATGA
- a CDS encoding nucleotide sugar dehydrogenase, with the protein MSRAESVAPYGGARERTREAFRDGEIPVGVYGLGKMGLPLAAAYAEVCGNVVGADIDEAVVDGIDRGECHVEGEPGLDALVERLVADDALRATDNRTAAAEASVHVVIVPTRLTEGNNPDVSILESVVRDVASGLSAGDLVVVECTVPPKTCREVVTPLLEAESDLSAGEFGVAFCPERTSSGRALEDIRGAYPKVVGGVDDESTQAARTIYEQLNAKGVITVADATTAEAVKLFEGVYRDVNIALANELARFTDELGIDVREAIATANTQPFCEIHDPGAGVGGHCIPYYPYFLANDRAEDAPLLRTARAVNDSMPEFTVRKLHEEFEAEGRSLAETTVLVLGVAYRPGVAETAATPAGPIIDGLDAAGADVLCADPLIDDFGEFDATPVATDAITDRAIDGVVMVTPHEAFERIDWQAFASPLVVVDGRGALDLSDTPHRVYTIGSGRDV; encoded by the coding sequence ATGAGTCGTGCCGAGTCCGTCGCGCCCTACGGCGGCGCACGTGAGCGCACCCGCGAGGCGTTTCGTGACGGGGAGATCCCTGTCGGAGTGTACGGGCTCGGGAAGATGGGGCTGCCGCTGGCGGCGGCGTACGCCGAGGTCTGTGGCAACGTCGTCGGTGCGGACATCGACGAGGCGGTCGTCGACGGAATCGATCGCGGCGAGTGCCACGTCGAGGGCGAACCGGGTCTCGACGCGCTCGTCGAACGGCTCGTCGCGGACGACGCGCTCCGAGCGACCGACAACCGTACGGCGGCCGCGGAAGCGTCAGTCCACGTCGTCATCGTCCCGACGCGACTCACCGAGGGGAACAATCCCGACGTCTCGATTCTGGAATCCGTCGTCCGGGACGTCGCCTCGGGGCTATCGGCGGGCGATCTCGTCGTCGTCGAGTGTACGGTGCCGCCGAAGACCTGTCGAGAGGTCGTCACACCTCTGCTCGAAGCCGAGAGCGATCTCTCGGCCGGCGAGTTCGGCGTCGCCTTCTGTCCCGAGCGCACGTCGAGCGGGCGCGCGCTCGAGGACATCAGGGGTGCCTACCCGAAGGTCGTCGGCGGGGTCGACGACGAAAGTACGCAAGCGGCGCGCACCATCTACGAGCAGCTCAACGCGAAGGGCGTCATCACCGTCGCGGACGCGACGACGGCCGAAGCAGTCAAACTGTTCGAAGGAGTCTATCGCGACGTGAACATCGCCCTCGCCAACGAGCTGGCGCGGTTCACCGACGAGCTCGGGATCGACGTGCGCGAGGCGATCGCGACCGCCAACACCCAGCCGTTCTGTGAGATCCACGACCCCGGCGCGGGCGTCGGCGGTCACTGCATCCCCTACTACCCCTACTTCCTCGCGAACGACCGCGCCGAGGACGCGCCGCTGCTCCGGACGGCACGCGCGGTCAACGACAGCATGCCGGAATTTACGGTGCGGAAGCTTCACGAGGAGTTCGAGGCCGAAGGGCGCTCTCTGGCCGAGACGACGGTGCTCGTGCTGGGTGTCGCCTACCGACCCGGCGTCGCCGAGACCGCCGCAACGCCCGCCGGTCCCATCATCGACGGGCTCGACGCTGCCGGGGCCGACGTGCTCTGTGCGGACCCGCTGATCGACGATTTCGGCGAGTTCGACGCGACGCCCGTTGCGACTGACGCGATCACTGATCGCGCGATCGACGGCGTCGTCATGGTGACGCCACACGAGGCGTTCGAGCGGATCGACTGGCAGGCCTTCGCCTCGCCGTTGGTCGTCGTCGACGGGCGCGGAGCGCTTGATTTATCAGACACCCCACACAGGGTGTACACGATAGGGAGCGGTCGCGATGTATAA
- a CDS encoding DegT/DnrJ/EryC1/StrS family aminotransferase: MIPIADPELGEREKERVVDVLDSGQFADGPEVRAFEEEFADFCGAAYGVATTNGTTALHTAVEALGLGPGDTVVTTPFSMIASANAIRLAGAEPVFADIDPKTYTIDPHAVEEIVRERDVDAIMPVHLYGLPAAMGRLEEIADEHDLLVIEDAAQAHGAEFDGERVGSFGDAACFSFYPTKNMTTGEGGMVLTDDADVAERAASFVNHGRDPDGDSYEHNTVGQNYRMTSVLAAIGRVQLDRLPEYNETRRANAERLTDELPDALDTPVEPDGRRHVYHQYTVRSEHRDALEAALDAADIGSGIYYPIPIHEQPAYSDVERSLPVAERASREVLSLPVHPNLSPSDLTDIVNAIATEVVE; the protein is encoded by the coding sequence ATGATCCCAATAGCCGATCCAGAACTCGGCGAGCGCGAGAAGGAGCGCGTCGTGGACGTTCTCGACAGCGGCCAGTTCGCCGACGGCCCCGAAGTGCGCGCCTTCGAGGAGGAGTTCGCCGATTTCTGCGGTGCTGCCTACGGCGTGGCGACGACCAACGGGACGACCGCGCTCCACACGGCCGTCGAGGCGCTCGGTCTCGGACCGGGCGACACCGTGGTGACGACGCCGTTCTCGATGATCGCCAGCGCAAACGCCATCCGGCTGGCAGGGGCCGAACCGGTTTTCGCCGATATCGACCCGAAAACCTACACGATCGACCCCCACGCCGTCGAGGAAATCGTCCGCGAGCGCGACGTCGACGCGATCATGCCCGTCCATCTCTACGGGTTGCCGGCCGCGATGGGTCGTTTAGAGGAGATTGCCGACGAACACGACCTCCTCGTGATCGAGGACGCCGCACAGGCCCACGGTGCCGAATTCGACGGCGAGCGCGTCGGCTCGTTCGGCGACGCGGCCTGTTTCTCGTTCTATCCGACGAAGAACATGACCACCGGCGAGGGCGGGATGGTGCTCACCGACGACGCTGACGTCGCCGAACGCGCGGCGAGTTTCGTCAACCACGGCCGCGATCCCGATGGCGACAGCTACGAACACAACACCGTCGGCCAGAACTACCGCATGACGAGCGTGCTCGCGGCCATCGGCCGTGTCCAGCTCGATCGGTTGCCGGAGTACAACGAGACACGGCGCGCGAACGCCGAACGGCTCACCGACGAACTGCCCGACGCCCTCGACACGCCCGTCGAACCCGACGGGCGACGCCACGTCTACCACCAGTACACCGTCCGGAGCGAACACCGCGACGCGCTCGAAGCGGCGCTCGACGCGGCCGACATCGGCAGCGGGATCTACTATCCGATCCCGATCCACGAACAGCCGGCCTACAGCGACGTCGAGCGTTCGCTGCCGGTCGCCGAGCGCGCGAGCCGAGAAGTGCTCTCGCTACCGGTACATCCAAACCTCTCCCCATCGGACCTGACGGACATCGTGAACGCTATCGCCACGGAGGTGGTCGAGTGA
- a CDS encoding acyltransferase has product MSDETRARLGANSRIDDGATVGYVHDADASPAVIGDDATVRDGTIVYADTSIGDEFTTGHNAVVRENTTVGDDVLVGTDTTIDGSSTIGSHVSLQTGVYVPTETTIGDRVFVGPRAVLTNDPHPLRREADLVGPTLEDDVSIGANATLLPDVTVGKGAFVAAGAVVTEDVPAETLAVGVPARHEPLPEDLTGANQL; this is encoded by the coding sequence ATGAGCGACGAGACGCGCGCACGCCTCGGTGCGAACAGCCGTATCGACGACGGCGCGACCGTCGGCTACGTCCACGACGCCGACGCCTCGCCCGCCGTGATCGGCGACGACGCGACAGTGCGGGACGGCACCATCGTCTACGCCGACACCTCGATCGGCGACGAGTTCACGACCGGCCACAACGCCGTGGTCCGCGAGAATACGACCGTCGGCGACGACGTGCTCGTCGGCACCGACACCACCATCGACGGTTCGTCGACGATCGGCTCGCACGTCAGCCTCCAGACCGGGGTGTACGTCCCGACCGAGACGACGATCGGCGATCGGGTGTTTGTCGGGCCGCGCGCAGTGCTCACGAACGATCCACACCCTCTGCGCCGCGAGGCGGACCTCGTCGGCCCGACGCTCGAAGACGACGTCTCGATCGGCGCGAACGCGACGCTGCTGCCGGACGTGACCGTCGGTAAGGGTGCGTTCGTCGCTGCCGGCGCGGTCGTCACCGAGGACGTCCCTGCGGAGACGCTGGCAGTCGGCGTCCCCGCGCGCCACGAACCACTACCGGAAGACCTCACAGGAGCCAACCAGCTATGA
- a CDS encoding Gfo/Idh/MocA family protein: protein MSTAPMRVGVIGVGSMGQNHARVYAELPDVELVGVADTDADRAREIAASHGTQARSRAELLDRADAVSIAVPTAHHADLARECIEAGVDVLVEKPFVADPETGRELADLAHDRGAVIQVGHIERFNPAVRAVAEILDEQEIIAIDAQRLGSPRERTIADNAVMDLMIHDIDVVLSLIDEDVTTVNALGAEENRYIDAQLRFDGGVVASLTASRVTQKKIRQLSITTRECWIAVDYIDRSVAIHRHSLPEYVERKSGMHYRHEGVVERPMVDSGEPLKEELASFVDCVRERTSPLVTAEDGLRALSVARRIDRLADDRMEAEVR, encoded by the coding sequence GTGAGTACAGCGCCGATGCGGGTCGGCGTCATCGGCGTCGGCAGCATGGGCCAGAACCATGCGCGCGTCTACGCCGAACTCCCGGACGTCGAGCTCGTGGGCGTCGCCGATACCGATGCCGACCGGGCGCGTGAGATCGCCGCAAGCCACGGCACGCAGGCGCGTTCGCGGGCGGAGCTGCTCGATCGCGCCGACGCGGTCTCGATCGCGGTGCCGACGGCCCACCACGCCGATCTCGCCCGCGAGTGTATCGAGGCGGGCGTCGACGTGCTCGTCGAGAAGCCGTTCGTCGCCGATCCGGAGACCGGTCGAGAGCTCGCCGATCTCGCCCACGATCGCGGTGCCGTCATCCAGGTCGGCCACATCGAGCGGTTCAACCCGGCCGTGCGCGCCGTCGCCGAGATCCTCGACGAACAGGAGATCATCGCGATCGACGCCCAGCGACTCGGTTCGCCGCGCGAGCGCACCATCGCGGACAACGCCGTGATGGACCTGATGATCCACGACATCGACGTGGTGCTCTCGCTCATCGACGAGGACGTCACGACCGTCAATGCCCTCGGTGCCGAGGAGAACCGCTATATCGACGCTCAGCTGCGCTTCGACGGCGGCGTCGTCGCCAGCCTCACCGCGAGCCGCGTCACCCAGAAGAAGATCAGACAGCTCTCGATCACGACCCGCGAGTGTTGGATCGCCGTCGACTACATCGACCGCTCGGTCGCCATCCACCGCCACTCGCTGCCCGAATACGTCGAGCGAAAGAGCGGCATGCACTACCGCCACGAGGGCGTCGTCGAGCGACCGATGGTCGACAGCGGCGAGCCGCTGAAGGAGGAGCTGGCCTCGTTCGTCGACTGCGTCCGCGAGCGGACGTCACCGCTCGTGACCGCCGAGGACGGCCTGCGCGCGCTGTCGGTCGCCCGCCGGATCGACCGACTGGCCGACGATCGCATGGAGGCGGAGGTCCGATGA
- a CDS encoding flippase produces MASEQSSGTDESNLSSLVSSASLMLIGSLLGAFSKLFEQVLLGRVLSQPAFDAFSKGFSILMLSSTIALVGFNEGIPRFMSRFDDERDVRGIWVTGIVIAGLAGIVIAGGLIAGGDWVRRVFFGADSPPLLVTLFALAIPLVVGLRVAVGAIRGHENTIYRTYAYDLLYNGLRVGILLVLLFGVGMGVLAAGYAYVVAAVVAVVVAHVLLNRLLSLRGPFRTHAGAMVRFSLPLVVASAVSSILSQVDTLMLGALASAPNAAGIYNYGYPLAAGLPVILSVFGFLYLPLASRLDDDSNRGEVDRIYKITTKWIYIVAFPLFLTFVAFSGDVVEIVFDVTDPRSSTALAILSIGFFSSAANGRCQDTLSAFGYTTYILVVNTAAAVLNIVLNIVLVPTYGVVGAALASALSFFSLNAIAMLVLWRLSGISPFSRSTVKTFVLLPLVLFPLAFALSNVVELSIVTLPLFAIGAGLVAVALVAVTGCLQAEDEIPIEQIEDRLGIRVPVIRRYIPSRRE; encoded by the coding sequence ATGGCGAGCGAGCAGTCGTCGGGAACAGACGAGTCGAACCTCTCGTCGCTGGTATCGAGTGCGAGTCTCATGCTGATCGGTAGTTTACTGGGCGCATTCTCGAAACTATTCGAACAGGTGCTGCTCGGTCGCGTGCTCTCCCAGCCCGCGTTCGACGCGTTCAGCAAGGGGTTCTCGATACTGATGCTCAGCTCGACGATCGCGCTCGTCGGCTTCAACGAGGGGATCCCGCGGTTCATGTCCCGGTTCGACGACGAGCGTGACGTTCGCGGCATCTGGGTAACGGGTATCGTCATCGCCGGACTCGCCGGGATCGTCATCGCCGGCGGGCTAATCGCCGGCGGCGACTGGGTGCGGCGCGTGTTCTTCGGTGCCGATTCACCGCCGCTGCTGGTCACGCTGTTCGCACTGGCGATCCCGCTCGTCGTCGGGTTGCGCGTCGCCGTCGGTGCGATCCGTGGCCACGAGAACACCATCTATCGGACCTACGCCTACGACCTGCTCTACAACGGCCTGCGCGTCGGCATCCTGCTCGTCCTGCTGTTCGGGGTGGGAATGGGCGTTCTCGCGGCGGGCTACGCCTACGTCGTCGCGGCAGTGGTCGCCGTCGTCGTCGCACACGTCCTCCTCAACCGATTGCTCTCGCTCCGGGGCCCCTTCCGGACGCACGCAGGCGCGATGGTTCGGTTCTCCCTTCCGCTCGTGGTCGCCTCGGCGGTCTCGTCGATCCTCTCGCAGGTGGACACGCTCATGCTCGGCGCGCTCGCGTCGGCCCCGAACGCCGCCGGCATCTACAACTACGGCTATCCGCTCGCGGCCGGGCTACCGGTGATCCTCTCGGTGTTCGGCTTCCTCTATCTTCCGCTGGCCTCGCGCCTCGACGACGATAGCAATCGTGGGGAGGTCGACCGCATCTACAAGATCACGACCAAGTGGATCTACATCGTCGCCTTCCCGCTCTTTCTGACCTTCGTCGCCTTTTCCGGCGACGTCGTCGAGATCGTCTTCGACGTGACCGATCCGCGCTCGTCGACGGCACTGGCGATCCTCTCGATCGGTTTCTTCTCCAGTGCGGCCAACGGTCGCTGTCAGGACACGCTCTCGGCGTTCGGCTACACGACGTATATCCTCGTGGTGAACACCGCTGCGGCCGTCCTCAACATCGTTCTCAACATCGTGCTCGTGCCGACGTACGGCGTCGTCGGCGCGGCGCTGGCCTCGGCATTGTCGTTTTTCTCGCTCAACGCCATTGCCATGCTGGTGCTTTGGCGGCTGTCGGGCATCTCCCCGTTCTCGCGATCGACCGTCAAGACCTTCGTCCTCCTGCCGCTCGTGCTGTTCCCGCTCGCGTTCGCGCTATCGAACGTCGTCGAGCTGTCGATCGTCACGCTACCGCTGTTCGCCATCGGTGCCGGCCTCGTCGCGGTGGCGCTGGTCGCCGTCACCGGCTGCCTCCAGGCCGAAGACGAGATCCCGATCGAACAGATCGAGGATCGCCTCGGCATCCGCGTGCCCGTGATCCGGCGCTACATCCCCTCGCGCCGCGAGTGA